Proteins encoded by one window of Nicotiana tabacum cultivar K326 chromosome 10, ASM71507v2, whole genome shotgun sequence:
- the LOC107790388 gene encoding gibberellin 2-beta-dioxygenase 1-like, which translates to MANNGKPTSFFNGVPLIDLSKPDSKNLIVKACEEFGFFKVINHSVPTEFITKLESEAIKFFSSPLSEKQKAGPPDPFGYGNKQIGRNGDFGWIEHILVSTNSEFNYQKFASILGVNPENIRAAVNDYVSAVKKMACEILEMLAEGLKIHPRNVFSKLLMDEKSDSVFRLNHYPPCPEIQQFSDNNLIGFGEHTDPQIISVLRSNNTSGLQILLKNGHWFSVPPDENSFFVNVGDSLQVMTNGKFKSVKHRVLANSMKSRLSMIYFGGPPLSEKIAPLASLMEGEDSLYKEFTWFEYKKSAYKTRLADNRLILFEKIAAS; encoded by the exons ATGGCCAATAACGGCAAACCAACCTCATTCTTCAATGGTGTTCCATTGATTGACCTCTCAAAACCTGACTCTAAAAACCTCATTGTTAAGGCATGTGAAGAATTTGGATTCTTCAAAGTCATCAACCATAGCGTCCCTACGGAATTCATAACTAAACTTGAATCTGAAGCCATTAAATTCTTCTCCTCTCCCCTTTCTGAGAAACAAAAAGCTGGACCACCCGACCCTTTTGGCTATGGCAATAAACAGATTGGACGTAATGGCGATTTCGGTTGGATCGAACACATTCTTGTATCAACAAACTCTGAGTTCAATTACCAGAAATTTGCGTCTATATTAGGTGTAAATCCAGAAAACATTCG CGCTGCAGTAAATGATTACGTGTCAGCGGTGAAGAAAATGGCGTGTGAGATTCTTGAAATGTTAGCAGAGGGATTAAAGATTCATCCCAGGAATGTTTTCAGTAAACTTTTAATGGACGAAAAGAGTGACTCTGTTTTCAGGCTTAATCACTATCCCCCTTGTCCTGAGATTCAACAATTTAGTGACAATAATTTGATTGGATTTGGAGAGCATACTGACCCACAAATCATATCAGTATTGAGATCCAACAACACTTCCGGACTTCAAATATTACTCAAAAATGGCCACTGGTTTTCTGTCCCACCTGATGAAAATTCTTTCTTCGTCAATGTTGGTGATTCATTGCAG GTTATGACTAACGGGAAGTTTAAGAGTGTAAAGCATAGAGTTTTGGCTAACAGTATGAAATCAAGGCTATCAATGATATATTTTGGAGGGCCGCCATTGAGTGAAAAGATCGCACCTTTGGCATCACTAATGGAAGGAGAAGACAGCTTGTACAAAGAGTTTACGTGGTTTGAGTATAAAAAATCTGCATACAAAACTAGATTGGCTGATAACAGGTTGATCCTGTTTGAGAAAATTGCAGCCTCATAA